Genomic segment of Longimicrobium sp.:
GAGCGGGTTTGTGGAAGGCATGCCCCCCGACACAGACCCGGGCCCTGGTTGCGGTGGCGAGGTCGGCCAGGAGGGTGCGGAAGCTGTGCACCGGAAGTCCCTCCTCCGTCTTCCGGCGTGCCTTCTTCCGTCGCGCCGCCGGCGAGATCTCCGCCTTCGCGACGACGCTCGCGCGCTCCGCGGCGGCCGCGGCGCGGTCGTGGTCCTGGAAGAGGAGGGGCGCGAGCGAGCGTCGCAGGTGCCACTCGACGTAGTAGGCGAGCATGCACAGGAAGACGTGGGCCCGGACCCGCGGCTCGGTGTGGTGGTGAAGCGGGCGTAGGTCGAGGTTGGTGGAGCGGAAGGCGCGCTCCACCTGCGAGAGGCTCTTGTAGGCCTCGACCGCCGCCTCGGCCGTCATCTCCTCCTTGGGCACGGTGGTGCGGATGACGTAGATGCCGTCCAGCGCCGCCTCGTCTGCGATGCCCTCGGGGTCGCGCTCGAAGCGGAAGGCGGCGTCCGTGATCTCGTAGCGGAAGTGCTTGGCCATCTTGAAGCGCCCCAGCACGCGTCCCACGCGCACGCCGATCGCGGCCTCCCCACGCAGCGGGCGGCGCTCCCGGGTGACGGCCTTCGCGATCTTCTCCAGCTCCTTCTCCGTGGCCACGAGCAGCGCCTCGCGCTTGCGGGCGCGCTCGGCGCCCAGCAGCGGGTTGCGGCAGGCGACGAGCCGCTCGCCGGGAAAGGCGCTGGAGCGGATCTCGGCCAGGTCGTGCTGGTCGAAGAGCGAGAGCTGCAGCACCCCCTCGTCGCGCAGCGCCTGGACGGCGGGGGCGCGCAGCGCGGTGATCCAGCCGAAGTCGGCGTCCGGGCGAAGCTCGGCCTCGATGCGGGCGCTGGTCAGCAGCCCGCGGTCGGCCACCCACACCACGCGCTTCAGTGCGAAGCGCTGGCGCGCCTTCTCGACTGCCGAGGCGAGGGTCGCCGGGTCGGCCGTGTTGCCGGCAAAGACCTCGACCGCCACCGGGCATCCTTCGGCCGTGGTCAGCAGTCCGAAGACGAGCTGCATCTTCCCCGGCTTGCCGTCGCGGCTGTAGCCGTGCGCCGCCAGCGGGCAGCACCGCCCCTCCAGGTAGGTGGAGCTCACGTCGTAGAGGAGGAGCGTGCCCTCCCGCAGGTGCTTCGCGGCGAGCTTCGCCTCGATCGCCGGCTGCCGCTCCAGGAGCCAGTCGAGCGAACGGTAGAGCGAGTCCGCCGAGACCGACTCCAGCGAGAGCGCATCCGCCAGCGCCGAGAACGCGCTCTCCTCGCCCAGGCCGCGCGCGGTGGCAAGCTTGGAATCCGGCGCGAGCAGGCGCGCCACCAGCATCGCGAGCACCCGGTCGCGCTCCGGCGTGCGCTTCGTCCCCAGCGCCTGGTCCAGCTTCAGCCGGCGGATCGTCCCCAGCACCGCGGCCACGTGCCCGTAGGGGGCGGAGCGCCCGATCTGGACCGACTCCTCGGCCGCGACGAGCTTCTCGCCCTTGAGCACCCGCCGCAGCACCTCAACGGCCTCGGGCGGCAGGGCGGAGAGGTTGGCGA
This window contains:
- a CDS encoding IS1634 family transposase, whose translation is MYIDVVPNRSSPPAVLLRESLREGGKIRKRTLANLSALPPEAVEVLRRVLKGEKLVAAEESVQIGRSAPYGHVAAVLGTIRRLKLDQALGTKRTPERDRVLAMLVARLLAPDSKLATARGLGEESAFSALADALSLESVSADSLYRSLDWLLERQPAIEAKLAAKHLREGTLLLYDVSSTYLEGRCCPLAAHGYSRDGKPGKMQLVFGLLTTAEGCPVAVEVFAGNTADPATLASAVEKARQRFALKRVVWVADRGLLTSARIEAELRPDADFGWITALRAPAVQALRDEGVLQLSLFDQHDLAEIRSSAFPGERLVACRNPLLGAERARKREALLVATEKELEKIAKAVTRERRPLRGEAAIGVRVGRVLGRFKMAKHFRYEITDAAFRFERDPEGIADEAALDGIYVIRTTVPKEEMTAEAAVEAYKSLSQVERAFRSTNLDLRPLHHHTEPRVRAHVFLCMLAYYVEWHLRRSLAPLLFQDHDRAAAAAERASVVAKAEISPAARRKKARRKTEEGLPVHSFRTLLADLATATRARVCVGGHAFHKPAPLTPLQERAFQLLEVPWR